In Miscanthus floridulus cultivar M001 chromosome 19, ASM1932011v1, whole genome shotgun sequence, the DNA window ATCGATCTCTCTCTACTCTTGAGCCAtgcatctctctctctcatgatctctctttttttgaaaaatgtgATGATCTCTTCTCCTCTCGTACTAATTTGTTTGCTTCTTTACTTTTTTATAATTAAAAAAGTTCCCTTCATCTTCATTCATCCGAGGAAGTAAGCCTAGCTCAACTGGTTTGGTGAAAGGTATGGTAATGTACCCAACAACCCAGGTTTAAGTCCTGTCTTGATGAAATTTGgatgcctttttcttttcttagttAGCGTTTGGTTGGGAGACAAGGTGGAGTGGGATGGTCCTGTCTCTGGTATGTGGGACGGGACGACGGCTCCGCACGGCCGCACCGCCTCCACCGCGTCCTGTTGCCCCGCGCTAGCGAGCTTGGCCACGCACCACCCCACCGGCAAACCTGGCTGTGGGCTGCCCGGCGCCTCCTcctctgcggcggcggcggcggcaaggccgGCCCCAGAGCTCGCACGGGTCCGCGCGGCTCATCGGGGGCGGAGCTCGCCGGTGCCAGGCCTGGCGGCGCcaggggcggagctcgccccaTGGCCGCACGCCAGGGCTGGGGCAGAGCTCGTGCTCCCATAGCCGCATGCCGCGCCGAGGCTCGGGGCTAATGTGCGCCCAGCTCTTCCCCTCCGTGTCCGACGATGAGCTCGCTTTCTTCATCAACTCCGGCGTACGGCGTGTCCTCTTCTTCATCAGGCTTCTCTTCTTCGTCTCCGCGCTCGAGCTCCTCTTCTTTCTCACGGGCTCGCTCGTCCCATGGGGGATGACCCCGTCCGCCAAATCTGAGGGGACGAGCTCGCCCCCAGATTCCATGGAATAACCTAGGTGGGATGTGCTTGACTCTGATTGTCCCCAAACCAAACACCTAAAATCTGGGTTCATCCCACCCCCATCCCATCTTATCCTTGAACCAAACACTACCTAATGATTAATGAAAAAACACCTAGGTtggatctcttttttttttttgttcgttCATCTTCATTCATCAGCTGTTGTCACTCACCTTTGGCAGGTTTCTGTTTGTTTGAGTTCCGTGTGTTCTTGCAAAGTTGCTTTCCCTGCTCTCTGGTTAATTAGTATATATAGGGTAGATTGTTTTCGGCCAATTTGCTAGGTTGTTTGACGAATTTTAAACTTAATTTGGAACCCATGCATATGCATATATGGATGGATGCAtcgatatttatatttatatataattggCCATCGAGCAAGAAGGCAGGTTACCCTTTGCCTATGAATGCATGGCACTGGAGTCGTTGTGCTGCTCGGACATTGACATATATTCCTGGTTTCCTCTCTCGGATCGATCGGAAATATCGATCAAGCGGGACCAGGCGAACATTTCTCTCATTTTACTTGTTTGTGGTTTAGAACTCACTCCAATCCATGTTTTATTTGTTTGTGTTTTGGATCTCTCTCCGATCTATTTAAGGTTTTGTTTGGATGCATATGTAAAGTGGATCGAGATGCCACTTCAATAGATGTGAATTGAGGTTGATACATATGCATTTAAACAAGCCCTTTATTCATTTGTGTTTTGGAACTCTCTCATATATCCATGTTTTTGTGTTTGGATTTCTCTCCGATCCTTATTTGTTTGTGCTTTGGAACTCTCTCCGATCCATGTGTTTTGTGTTTTGGATCTCTCTCCGATCCATGCAGTCTAGTCTGCTATGGCTGGCTGAATTAAGTAGTTCGCTGAATTAAGTTCTAGTGTTTCTTGCTATTTTGGTTTTCAAGCTACGACTCGTCTATAAAAATGTGTGGTTTCTGTGTCTCCATTACTCTCATTTGTGAGGAGAACAAAAATAATAATAAGATGAAAATGTAAATTAACTGTAATCCAATATTATAATATAATAGCCACCTTAATAAGATGACAATGTAAATTAGTATATATTATCCAAAATCATGCGCTGAACGGGCAAACTGATGTTAGTTTTGGAACTGCTGATCGATCATTGGAAACAATGCACATTACCGTATTAGGATTGGAAACTTAACAGAAGAAAGCAAAAATCTGAATTCATTCATAAGAGGAAGAACAGAAATGAAGacaattttttttgaaaagcaaccgataatttattttattaagaaACAGGAGGGGTAGCCCCCCTACTGATTTAAAATACATTAATAACAGAAGAAGAAAGTGTTAATGATAACAtactagaagaagaagaaaaagatctAGAAAGGTATATTTGTACAAACTTTTCATTTGGGCAATTCTATGACTGTAAAAAGGgatctaataaataaataaataaaggtacagtaaaaaattaaaattttcttgTCTCAAACCATGACGCTATCCATGCGTTGAGTCGACCACGGACCAGAAGGCCTGGGTGGTCCTCTTCCAGGCCGGCCTGGATTCCATCAATCCGGGCTGGGCTGGTGGATCCCTTTTATTATTCCTtgctgcggcggcggctgagGCTCTTCTCTTccatcctctcctctccctcccggccttctcccttcttcctctctctccgcCTCCGGGCTCCCGTCCCGCCCGCCGATTCTCCTGCGCCGGCCCACACACCACTCCGCACTGCAAATCCAACACTTCCGCTTCTTCAAGGTAGGCTGGGGGACAAGGCAATCAAGTGAAGTGAGTTTCATGCTTAGATTCCTCTGTTCATTATTAATTCCTTCTTCTCCGTCAACTGTCATGCTACTCGGTACTCACTCACAACCACCATCTCAACTTGTTACCCTACACATTCTGTACCTAGTACAATGTTTGTTTATTCCCTCTGCTTGGTACTGAAGACCACGAGATTTTGATTCTTCCACCACCTCTTCCTAattaagagagagagagtataatccccccccccccccccccccccccccccccctccctgtttatccaaaatatgttttttttGTCATTTCAATGAGGTTTGATTTCCCTCCGTAGGGTTTCGTTTCCCACACCACCGCCAAAACTGTCCGCGAGTTACCCCTTTTTCTGAGGGTTCTTCTTCACCTGGTTGGTTGGTTACCTTGCTGCAAAATTGCAAACTTTCTTACTCACTCCTACGGTCCTGCCCTGCTCAATTCATACTTTTAATCATCACACCACATGCCTGCCCACTCAAGTATAGTTGCTTTGCATCGACTTGCCTCTGTTTGGCAGTTTAGTATTGTTATTATCTCACGAAGAATGATGATGGGTCGGCAGTGCCTTTCTCTGCTTTTTGCAGTCCACTTTCTTCTTTGGGGACAGGAAACAGAGGGCTAGTACATCTGTATCCCTCCCTTAGTTGCTGCCTGCTGCTTACcccgtgggggggggggggggggggggggggtgtaatGAGATCTATGCCATAAACTTCACTGATTTAAAAAGATTCCATTACAAAATCCATGATACTACTAGTATTTTCGAAAGAATTACCGTctcaaacaaataaaaaagaattACAAAGATAATAGAACTAGTAACTCTGACCTGATGGGATCAGGTTGTTGCAACGAATTTCCGTGAATTCCTCCGATCCGAGAAATTCGTGAAATTGGAGAGCCGGTGCAACTCTCCAGTTTCTGCGTGAGTCGTTATGGTGCGTGCGCTTCAGTTCTCGCTCGCTCGCTATATACGGAGTATATAATAACAGCAACTTCCTTTATTTCTTCTCCGACGATCTATCTCGATCGATCTCTCTCTACTCTTGAGCCAtgcatctctctctctcatgatctctctttttttgaaaaatgtgATGATCTCTTCTCCTCTCGTACTAATTTGTTTGCTTCTTTACTTTTTTATAATTAAAAAAGTCCCCTTCATCTTCATTCATCAGAGGAAGTAAGTCTAGCTCAACTGGTTGGGTGAAAGGTGTGGCAATGTACCCAACCACCCAGATTCAAGTCCTGTCTTGGACAGAATTTGGATGCATATTTCTTTTCTTAATGATTAATGAAAAACCACCTGGTTCCTCCGAGGTTGGatctcaatttttttttgttcgtTCATCTTCATTCATCAGCTGTTGTCACTCACCTTTGGCAGGTTTCTGTTTGTTTGAGTTCCGTGTGTTCTTGCAAAGTTGCTTTCTCTGCTCTCTGGTTAATTAGTATATATAGGGTAGATTGTTTTCTGCCAATTTGCTAGGTTGTTTGACGAATTTTAAACTTAATTTGGAACCCATGCATATGCATATATGGATGGATGCAtcgatatttatatttatatataattggCCATCGAGCAAGAAGGCAGGTTACCCTTTGCCTATGAATGCATGGCACTGGAGTCGTTGTGCTGCTCGGACATTGACATATATTCCTGGTTTCCTCTCTCGGATCGATCGGAAATATCGATCAAGCGGGACCAGGCGAACATTTCTCTCATTTTACTTGTTTGTGGTTTAGAACTCTCTCCAATCCATGTTTTATTTGTTTGTGTTTTGGATCTCTCTCCGATCTATTTAAGGCTTTGTCTGGATGCATATGTAAAGTGGATCGAGATGCCACTTCAATAGATGTGAATTGAGGTTGATACATATGCATTTAAACAAGCCCTTTATTCATTTGTGTTTTGGAACTCTCTCATATATCCATGTTTTTGTGTTTGGATTTCTCTCCGATCCTTATTTGTTTGTGCTTTGGAACTCTCTCCGATCCATGTGTTTTGTGTTTTGGATCTCTCTCCGATCCATGCAGTCTAGTCTGCTATGGCTGGCTGAATTAAGTAGTTCGCTGAATTAAGTTCTAGTGTTTCTTGCTATTTTGGTTTTCAGGCTACGACTCGTCTATAAAAATGTGTGGTTTCTGTGTCTCCATTACTCTCACTTGTGAGGAGAACAAAAATAATAATAAGATGAAAATGTAAATTAACTGTAATCCAATATTATAATATAATAGCCACCTTAATAAGATGACAATGTAAATTAGTATATATTATCCAAAATCATGCGCTGAACGGACAAACTGATGTTAGTTTTGGAACTGCTGATCGATGATTGGAAACAATGCACATTACCATATTAGGATTGGAAACTTAACAGAAGAAAGCAAAAATCTGAATTCATTCATAAGAGGAAGAACAGAAATGAAGacaattttttttgaaaagcaaccgataatttattttattaagaaACAGGAGGGGTAGCCCCCCTACTGATTTAAAATACATTAATAACAGAAGAAGAAAATGTTAATGATAACAtactagaagaagaagaaaaagatctAGAAAGGTATATTTGTACAAACTTTTCATTTGGGCAATTCTATGACTGTAAAAAGAgatctaataaataaataaataaagaaacagtaaaaaattaaaattttcttgTTTCAAACCATGACGCTATCCATGCGTTGAGTCAACCACAGACCAGAAGGCCTGGGTGGTCCTCTTCCAGGCTGGCCTGGATTCCATCAATCCGGCTGGGCTGGTGGATCCCTTCTATTAATTATTCCTCTTATGAGATTTATGCCTTTAAACTTCACAGATTTAAAAATAATCCATTACAAAATCCATGATACTGGAACCATATTACCACTAAAAAATTCTAGGTTTTCACTACCTCCGATCATAATTAGATGACATTTTGTCTTGTAGTTAGTTACTTTTTGCAGTCCGAAAACGTCATCTATTTATGACTGGAGGGTGCAGTACAGAATTTCATGATATTTCTATCGGTGTTTCTCTATAATGGCGTATTTCCCATTTTATGAATAGTAGTGGCTTATTTCAAAACTTTAAGATTTATAATGATGTGAATCTAATTGTATACCAGGGGCTTATCCATTCTCAGTCACCCTGTTTAGCTTTCCACAACATTGCTCCCTTGCTTCATTTCTTACCTGTCATACGAAATCGTTTCATTTCTTACCTGTCATGTGAAATATATTGCGCTCTATGTATGTGCTCATTTCCAATTTCTTGCAGCTCTAATGCCAAAAGAACAGGATGGATCCCCCAAGGTGCGCCACCCAGAATTCCAAAGGATGCGCGTAACTCTCACCATAGGCGTCATTGGTCTCTGTGTCACAGCATACATTCTTGGTGCTTGGCAAGGCACCTCAAACGGCATTAGCTCTTCCTTAATAAGTACGAGAACCCAGTGCAAAGATCATGTGCGGTCATCTGGTGCTCGCCTTGATTTCCAAGCCCACCACCAGGTGGGCTTCAATGAATCGGCGCTCGCGGTGGAGAAATTCCCACCTTGCCAGCTCAAGTACAGTGAGTATACCCCTTGCCAAGATCCAAGGAGGGCTAGGAAGTTCCCAAAGAAAATGATGCAGTACAGGGAGCGGCACTGCCCAAAGAAACAGGACATGCTCCGATGCTTGATCCCTGCGCCTCCAAACTATAACAACCCCCTCCAGTGGCCAAAAAGTCGCGACTATGCTTGGTTCAATAACATCCCTCATCGGGAGCTCAGTATTGAGAAGGCTGTTCAGAACTGGATTCATGTCGAGGGAGACCTGCTTAGATTCCCTGGAGGTGGCACCATGTTCCCACATGGTGCCGATGCTTATATTGATGACATAAATGCCCTTGTACCATTAAATGAAGGCAACATCCGAACTGCGCTTGATACTGGATGTGGGGTGAGTGACTGGAGCAATGTTTCTATGATATTGTCTGTGATTCCTTCTCAGGATTTGGGGATGATAGTATCTTTGCTGCTGTACAGGTTGCAAGCTGGGGTGCTTATCTTATGAAGAGGAACATCATCACCATGTCTTTTGCGCCAAGGGATTCTCATGAGGCACAGGTACAGTTTGCATTGGAACGGGGGGTACCAGCCATGATTGGAGTGATAGGGACTGAAAGAATCCCATATCCCGCTAGAGCATTTGACATGGCGCACTGCTCTAGATGTTTGATCCCATGGAATAAGCTTGGTAAACTTGTTTCCTTATTTGTTACGGCTTGCAGTTACATTACATCGAACACAAACTGATTAAGATAATTCCACATGATTTGTCTGAATAGACGGCATCTATCTAATTGAAGTGGACAGAGTTCTTAGACCAGGGGGCTACTGGATCCTCTCTGGGCCTCCAATCCACTGGAAGAGGCACTACAAGGGGTGGGAGAGGACAGAAGAAGACCTGAAGCAAGAGCAAGATGAGATTGAGGACTTGGCAAAACGGCTCTGCTGGAAGAAGGTCATAGAGAAAGGTGATCTTGCTATATGGCAGAAACCTATCAATCATGTAGAATGTGTTGACAGTAGGAAGGTCTATGATGCTCCGCAGATTTGTAAGAGCAATGATGTCGATTCTGCTTGGTAAGATTTCTGCTGCTTTACTCTCTTTTTGTGAAGTATTTGCTCAATTGGTTGCAGCAGCTCATCCTGATCTGAACAATTTAGGTACAAGAAGATGGACACTTGCATATCTCCTCTCCCAGATGTGAAgagtgaagatgaagttgctgGTGGAGCCCTTGAGAGATGGCCAAAAAGGGCATTTGCTGTTCCCCCAAGAATAATTCGCGGTTCAGTTCCAGGCTTCACCCCTAAGAAGTTCCAAGAGGATAACAAGGTGTGGTCAGAGAGAGTGAATCACTACAAGAAATTGATTCCACCACTGGGCAAAAGACGATACAGGAACGTGATGGACATGAATGCAGGGATAGGGGGTTTTGCAGCTGCATTGATGGAGTACCCTCTTTGGGTGATGAATGTTGTGCCTTCAGGCTTGGCCCATGACACCCTCGGTGTTATTTATGAACGAGGGTTTATTGGCACCTACCTGGACTGGTGTGAGGCTTTCTCAACGTACCCAAGGACCTACGACCTTATCCATGCTGATAAAATTTTCAGCAGTTACCAGGATAGGTAAGGAATATCTTTGCTGTTCAGTTTTGCTCTAGAAATTTTCTTTCCTGCATTCACTTCATACAAGACGTGTGGTTTTCTGTGTGATGTCTTTCTTTTCTGAGGGCCTTCTTTGGTAACAAGGTTGTAAAATGTCCAGCTTAAGCAAGTAAATACTAACGATGGAGTGGTCGCAGGTGTGACATAACGTACATCCTACTGGAGATGGATCGGATTCTAAGGCCTGAAGGGACTGTGATCATCAGGGACAACGTGGAGGTGTTGGTGAAGgtacaagctatcactggaggCATGAGGTGGAAGAGCCAAATCATGGACCTCTCTGGTCCATTTAACCCTGACAAGATCCTAGTGGCAGTCAAGACTTACTGGACCGGGAAGCCCGTGGAAAAGCAATAATTGCCGCCTTGGTACTGTTTTTCATCTGCGAAAATCTAGACATGACTTGCTTGTAAGGTCTGTCTTCATTGCCATTTTTTAATCTAGCTTCAGGATATCTGTATATAGGAGGCATGTGGGCCATGTAGCTGGAATTGGTATCAAACATCTTCATTAGCCACATAGCATGTATGTGACACATTGCAATGGTGTATAAGATGTTCACTCATATTTTGATGCGCTATTGCAATCTAATAAGCTGATGCCTGATGTGACAAAAGGAGATTGTAACTGATAATATGTTCCTGTCAAAAATACGATGACAAGGTTGCGGTACAGACGAATTCTGTGATGAAGATTATACTATGGCCAAGTGCTGTGAAAAAAAAAAGCATAAAAACTCTCTGAACCGAAGATAGCGTCTCCATGCAGATGTGTGTGTGCCCAGATAATCTATTGGACCATCAAGACAACTAAAATGAGGGCTCAAGGCTCAGTAGGAAGCCCAGGCGGCTGCTTCAGGGAATGAGAGACCTGGAGGAGCTGGAGCCGATGCACCACCCTGATCAATGATACCAAAGTGTGCCAGGAGCTTCGTGATGAGGACGCCTGCGACATACGACAACCCGGAACTGCTGAATCCAATGGACAGGTAGTAGAGGAGGGTTGTGAAGTATGTCCTGGGCCTCTTAACATGCGCCTTTCCAATTGCGAGCAGCGCTATGCACAGGAGAGATACAGCAGCGACCACCAACATTTTGTTCTCTCTGTTGTCACTCGTCCTGAATGACAGTCCGTAGATGACTGGTGGCAGCAGCCCGAACAGGATGTATGACAGTATGGCTATCACCATGTGCAACTGGTACTTTGATCGCCTTCCCAGCTCTAGCCAGTAGTGCCCCACTTGCTCACTGCTTTCAGCTACATCTCCTGTGTTTCGCAGATCAGCAATCTGTTTGTGACAAAGGAACCTTCAATTTGTGAGATGTCTGTCTTGCATGGTCATCGCAAAGAGATTGTGTAAAATTCAGGCAAGAACAGTATGTTACATTGTGGTAAATTACAGGAAGTCCACCAATAAGGTTTGCTATACCCAAGATGAATAGATCCACTGCAGATGAACAACATAATAGCATTAAAACAAGGGGAATTTGGGTGATGCCATCCAATTAATGCAAGAACCAAGAAAGAAACTTACAAGTCTTGGCAccacttgctgctgctgctgatacaACTGAGAGGCTTGTGATTGATTCAACAAGGCCACCATACACTATTGCTTTCAGTATATCCCATTCATCCCTTGGAGCTGATGATGCAGGAACTGGTATCTCAGCCTCAGGGACTGCCAATACTGTATGAGGTGGAGCTTCTGGCTCAGCTGGTTGACGAATAACTGAAATTGGTTTCTCAACCATCTGGCTGTCCAATCCTGCAGGCCGTCATCATTTACTATATAAACAAAATAATCTCAAATACTGTGGTACAATACTGTATGAGGTGGAGCCAAATGTAGCTTAATTAATTTTGTGCATATGAACACTACATGTAAAATGAGCCTCGGAATACTGTGAACGAGATATATGACAAGCAAATACACCATACCCGGCAAAACTTTTATTGGTAGTACTGGCTCAAAAAATGG includes these proteins:
- the LOC136527445 gene encoding probable methyltransferase PMT17, translating into MPKEQDGSPKVRHPEFQRMRVTLTIGVIGLCVTAYILGAWQGTSNGISSSLISTRTQCKDHVRSSGARLDFQAHHQVGFNESALAVEKFPPCQLKYSEYTPCQDPRRARKFPKKMMQYRERHCPKKQDMLRCLIPAPPNYNNPLQWPKSRDYAWFNNIPHRELSIEKAVQNWIHVEGDLLRFPGGGTMFPHGADAYIDDINALVPLNEGNIRTALDTGCGVASWGAYLMKRNIITMSFAPRDSHEAQVQFALERGVPAMIGVIGTERIPYPARAFDMAHCSRCLIPWNKLDGIYLIEVDRVLRPGGYWILSGPPIHWKRHYKGWERTEEDLKQEQDEIEDLAKRLCWKKVIEKGDLAIWQKPINHVECVDSRKVYDAPQICKSNDVDSAWYKKMDTCISPLPDVKSEDEVAGGALERWPKRAFAVPPRIIRGSVPGFTPKKFQEDNKVWSERVNHYKKLIPPLGKRRYRNVMDMNAGIGGFAAALMEYPLWVMNVVPSGLAHDTLGVIYERGFIGTYLDWCEAFSTYPRTYDLIHADKIFSSYQDRCDITYILLEMDRILRPEGTVIIRDNVEVLVKVQAITGGMRWKSQIMDLSGPFNPDKILVAVKTYWTGKPVEKQ